The following DNA comes from Massilia sp. KIM.
TCACTCGCAACGCCTTCTTCGCTGATTCTGGTAGGCCGTGCTGGGCTCGAACCAGCGACCAACGGATTAAAAGTCCGCTGCTCTACCAACTGAGCTAACGACCCGAAAGAGGCAGCATTATAGCCGGTGTTTCCCGATTGCGCCAGAGTTAACTGAACATCGGATCAAGACAAAGCCGAGGTTACCTTCAACACCTCGTCCGCCGTACTGACCCCTTCGACCACTTTCATGGCCCCGGCGATACGCAGCGGCTTCATGCCATCCGCGATGCTTTGCTTGCGCAAGGCCTGCATATCCCCCGAATCGCGCACCAGTCGCCCGAAGCCGTCGCTCACGGTCAGCAGTTCATAAATACCGGTCCTGCCCCGATACCCCGTCTGCCGGCATTCCGGACACCCGATCGGCCGATAGACCTTAGAGGGCTTCGGAATATCCCAGCTCCCCACGATGCTCTGCCATACCTCGTCGCTGAGTTCCCCACCCAGCGCCTTGCATTCCGGGCACAAGGTCCGCACCAGGCGCTGCGCCATCACCCCGATCAGGGTGGCTTCGAGCAGGTAATCCGGCACCCCCAGCTCCAGCAGGCGCACCACCGCCGACGGCGCGTCGTTCGTATGCAGGGTCGAGAACACCAGGTGGCCGGTCAGCGCCGCCTGTATCGCCATCTCGGCCGTCTCCAGGTCGCGAATCTCGCCCACCATGATGATGTCCGGATCCTGGCGCATCAGCGCCCGCACGCCGTCCGCGAAGGAGAGATCGATCCCCGGCTGCACCTGCATCTGGTTGAACGAAGCCTCCACCATCTCGATCGGGTCTTCCACCGTGCAGACGTTCACCTCGTTGGTCGCCAGCGCCTTCAAGGTCGTGTACAGCGTGGTCGTCTTGCCCGATCCGGTCGGCCCGGTCACGAGGATAATCCCGTGGGCGCGCGAGGTCAGCGCATCCCAGCGCCGCGCGTCGTCCGGCGGGAAGCCCAGCTCCGGCAAGGTTTTGACCACCACCTCCGGGTCGAAGATACGCATCACCAGCTTTTCGCCGAAGGCCGTCGGCAAGGTCGACAGGCGCAGCTCGACCTCCTGCCCGCCGTTGGTGCGCGTCTTGATGCGTCCGTCCTGCGGACGGCGCTTCTCGATCACGTCCATCCGACCCAGCAGCTTGATGCGCGCCGTCATGGCGATCATCACCACCGCCGGCACCTGGTACACCTGGTGTAGCACGCCGTCGATGCGGAAACGGATCACCCCGAACTCGCGCTTCGGTTCCAGGTGGATGTCGGAGGCGCGCTGCTCGAAGGCGTAGCTCCACAGCCAGTCAACGATGTTGACGATGTGCTGGTCGTTGGCGTCGACCTGCTTGTTGGCCTTGCCCAGTTCGACCAGCTGTTCGAAGTTGTTGCGCATGGCCAGGTCCTGGCCATTGCTGCGGTTGGCGTCGCGGATCGACTTGGCCAGGCTGAAGAACTGCGAAATGTATTGCGCGATGTCGAGCGGGTTGGCCAGCACCAGTTCGATCTTGCGCCGCGATACCTTGGCGATCTCCGCTTCCCACTCCGTCTGGCCCGGGTCGGCCGTCGCCACCACCAGGGTGCTGGCGCTCATCTCCACCGGCAGGATGTTGAAGCGCGCCGCATAGCTGGCCGACATCACGTCCGCCACCTTGGTGAAATCGATCTTGAGCGGGTCGATGCGGATGAAGGGCAGGCCCACCTTGGCCGCGCACCATTCGGTCAGCACGTCGAGGGTGAGCAGGCGGTGCGGCGGCTGGTTCGACACCAGCTTGCACTGGGCCACCGCGGTCAGCGGATGCATCGAGCCGGCGGCGTTCTTGAGGATCGCCTGGGCCTGGGCGAAATACTCCTTGACCTTGTCCTTGCCGACGATGCCGTCCGCCAGCATCCAGGAAAAGATCGATTGCAGGTCGAGCTTGCGCAGGCTGACGGGCTTGTGGGCAGCGTTCATGGCGGTCAAGGTGTCAGGAGGTGGCGGCGAGGATGCCCTTCACCCAGGAGGCGGCCGGCAGTCTGGTGGCTGCCTTGATCTCGGCGGCGCGCGCCTTGAGCGCGTCCTTGTCGATCGTGGGCCGGGTGTTGAAGCACAGTGCGACCACGTTCCCGTCGTGCACCTCGGGCAGGCAGATCACGTGCTCGAAGGCGAACTTCATTGCCTTGATGTTCTTGGCGAAGCTCGGATGGTCGCCGAACAGGTTGACGGTCATGATTCCGTGCGGGGCCAGGCAGGCGGAGCAAGCCTGGTAGAACTCGGGCGTGTCGAGCACCGGTCCGCGCGCGGTGGCGTCGTAGAGGTCGCATTGCAGCACGTCGAAGGCGCCATGGTTCGCCGGGTCGCCGACGAAGTCGAGCGCGTCCATCTGCAGCACCTCCAGGCGCTCGTCGTTCTCCGGCAGCTTGAACATCGAGGCGCAGATCGCGATCACCGCTTCGTTCAGCTCGACCGCGGTGACGCTCGCCTCCGGGAACTGGCGATAGCAGAACTTGGTGAGAGTGCCCGCGCCCAGGCCGAGCTGGACGATGGACTGGGGCGCGTCGATGAAGAGCATCCAGGCCATCATCTGCTGCGCGTATTCGAGCTCGGGCCAAT
Coding sequences within:
- a CDS encoding GspE/PulE family protein, producing the protein MNAAHKPVSLRKLDLQSIFSWMLADGIVGKDKVKEYFAQAQAILKNAAGSMHPLTAVAQCKLVSNQPPHRLLTLDVLTEWCAAKVGLPFIRIDPLKIDFTKVADVMSASYAARFNILPVEMSASTLVVATADPGQTEWEAEIAKVSRRKIELVLANPLDIAQYISQFFSLAKSIRDANRSNGQDLAMRNNFEQLVELGKANKQVDANDQHIVNIVDWLWSYAFEQRASDIHLEPKREFGVIRFRIDGVLHQVYQVPAVVMIAMTARIKLLGRMDVIEKRRPQDGRIKTRTNGGQEVELRLSTLPTAFGEKLVMRIFDPEVVVKTLPELGFPPDDARRWDALTSRAHGIILVTGPTGSGKTTTLYTTLKALATNEVNVCTVEDPIEMVEASFNQMQVQPGIDLSFADGVRALMRQDPDIIMVGEIRDLETAEMAIQAALTGHLVFSTLHTNDAPSAVVRLLELGVPDYLLEATLIGVMAQRLVRTLCPECKALGGELSDEVWQSIVGSWDIPKPSKVYRPIGCPECRQTGYRGRTGIYELLTVSDGFGRLVRDSGDMQALRKQSIADGMKPLRIAGAMKVVEGVSTADEVLKVTSALS
- a CDS encoding methyltransferase domain-containing protein, with the protein product MLIKRKSIEQAESSRRPARKPKFAPVTLSEQDGVRYLHFGTEWVQGAMRIRKPDWPELEYAQQMMAWMLFIDAPQSIVQLGLGAGTLTKFCYRQFPEASVTAVELNEAVIAICASMFKLPENDERLEVLQMDALDFVGDPANHGAFDVLQCDLYDATARGPVLDTPEFYQACSACLAPHGIMTVNLFGDHPSFAKNIKAMKFAFEHVICLPEVHDGNVVALCFNTRPTIDKDALKARAAEIKAATRLPAASWVKGILAATS